The Pleuronectes platessa chromosome 11, fPlePla1.1, whole genome shotgun sequence genome includes a window with the following:
- the LOC128450736 gene encoding kelch repeat and BTB domain-containing protein 11, which produces MNEGHRQGGGAITVEADVILHVANPDLIRPANRDESLCPGYVQAFLPEDKDFSPTPVFEKEYLLDGRLMENNNIDHQKGNGSYNSRADQCHLSNVKRALDLPLHTDSVSNHVSDTLQNCTSNEMYNGATAKVCLSSRGQEETDRSGLKSNLEQAAENTAAKEKPDLVIEVGGQTISAHKSVLAEKSDYFKARLSRDILKVKGMSYKTLSTLIDYIYTSKVNVSKDNVVEVITGAKILQIPCAVQAAMDSMSEQITTENCYEILTIAKKQRLNELKETAYGYMSDNFLKVLKDPAAYGRLTGSERDLILRKRMEGRKTLMVAEINDVFDRVGSRPQSRCGSRPQSPLSEGSLEDNHMIYFFNETANDWRPLTAMPEDLNTKGCGMCTLYNYLFVAGGIKGYGDKGKVSDKVFCYNPITNRWAEVRPMNQARAQLKLVSMDGHLYAIGGECLFTVEKYDPRMDRWTTVAPLPKGAFAVAHEATTCSGELYVSGGSLFYRLVKYDPKRDEWQECPFNNSRKKSTDMVAFKSFIYRFDVNREQGITVFKYNTIVKMWHDCASQRLGSHLPFRCAVIGNCIYCVNKSQTLQFVVEEEGGYFVEEALRAPLEAKGVLFPFVLTLPEKPEKVT; this is translated from the coding sequence ATGAACGAGGGCCACAGGCAAGGCGGAGGGGCCATCACCGTAGAGGCCGACGTCATCCTCCACGTCGCGAACCCCGACCTCATCAGGCCGGCCAACAGGGATGAGAGTTTATGTCCGGGTTACGTCCAGGCATTCCTGCCGGAGGACAAGGACTTCAGCCCTACTCCGGTGTTTGAGAAGGAGTACCTGTTGGACGGGAGGCTGATGGAGAATAATAACATCGATCATCAGAAAGGAAACGGCTCATACAACTCCAGAGCTGATCAGTGCCACCTCTCTAATGTTAAGAGGGCTCTGGATCTCCCTCTTCATACTGACTCTGTGTCCAATCATGTTTCTGACACACTGCAAAACTGTACAAGTAATGAAATGTACAACGGCGCCACAGCCAAAGTATGCTTGTCTAGTCGAGGCCAAGAGGAAACTGATCGCTCAGGACTAAAATCAAACCTCGAACAGGCAGCTGAAAATACAGCAGCTAAAGAAAAGCCTGATCTAGTCATCGAAGTTGGTGGGCAAACGATCAGCGCTCACAAATCTGTCCTTGCAGAGAAGAGCGACTACTTTAAGGCGCGGCTGTCACGAGACATCCTCAAGGTAAAGGGAATGAGCTACAAGACATTGTCTACGTTGATAGACTACATTTACACCTCCAAGGTGAATGTGAGCAAGGACAATGTCGTCGAGGTCATCACAGGCGCTAAAATCCTCCAGATCCCCTGCGCCGTCCAGGCCGCCATGGACTCCATGTCGGAACAAATCACTACAGAGAACTGCTACGAGATTCTTACCATTGCCAAAAAGCAGCGTCTGAACGAGCTGAAGGAGACGGCCTACGGCTACATGAGCGACAATTTCCTCAAGGTCCTCAAAGACCCCGCCGCGTACGGGCGATTGACCGGATCGGAGCGGGACCTGATCCTGAGGAAGAGAATGGAAGGGAGGAAGACGCTGATGGTCGCAGAGATAAATGATGTGTTTGATCGAGTCGGGAGCAGGCCGCAGAGTCGTTGCGGCAGCCGGCCACAGAGCCCCTTGTCGGAGGGGTCTTTAGAGGATAACCATATGATTTACTTCTTTAACGAAACGGCAAATGACTGGAGACCTTTGACGGCGATGCCTGAGGACTTAAACACTAAAGGGTGCGGGATGTGCACCTTGTACAACTACCTGTTTGTGGCAGGGGGGATCAAGGGCTACGGTGACAAAGGCAAAGTGTCGGACAAAGTTTTCTGTTACAACCCCATAACCAACCGCTGGGCTGAGGTCAGACCTATGAACCAGGCTCGAGCCCAGCTCAAGCTCGTGTCCATGGACGGCCACTTGTATGCCATCGGAGGGGAATGTTTGTTTACAGTGGAAAAATACGACCCTCGCATGGACCGCTGGACTACCGTGGCCCCTTTGCCCAAGGGAGCCTTTGCCGTGGCCCACGAAGCCACCACCTGCAGCGGAGAACTCTACGTCTCAGGGGGCTCCCTCTTCTACCGCCTCGTCAAGTACGACCCCAAGAGGGACGAGTGGCAGGAGTGCCCCTTCAACAACAGCAGGAAGAAGTCCACCGACATGGTGGCATTCAAGAGCTTCATCTACCGCTTCGACGTCAACCGCGAGCAGGGCATCACCGTCTTCAAGTACAACACCATAGTGAAAATGTGGCACGACTGCGCGTCGCAGAGGCTCGGGAGCCACTTGCCGTTCAGGTGCGCCGTCATCGGGAACTGCATCTACTGCGTGAACAAATCCCAGACGCTTCAGTTcgtagtggaggaggagggcggctACTTTGTGGAGGAGGCGCTGAGGGCACCTCTGGAGGCGAAGGGcgttctttttccttttgtgcTCACGTTGCCTGAAAAGCCTGAAAAAGTGACATAG